Below is a window of Terriglobales bacterium DNA.
TCATCCAGCGCTTCGTGCTCTTCCTGGGGCACCCAACCTACGCGCTGACGGTGGTGATCTTCCTGCTCTTGCTGGCCAGCGGGGCGGGCAGCGTGCTGGCGCGGCGCTGGCTGCGCGATCCTCTGCGGGTGCGGTGGCCGCTGGCGCTGATCGTGCTGGCGCTCGCGGCCTACGTCTTTATCCTGCCGCGGACGCTGGGAGCGCTGGTGGGGCTGCCCTTTGTCCTGAAATTGGGGTTGAGCGCGGCGGTGCTGGCGCCCCTGGGCCTGGCCATGGGCATGCCCTTTCCCAGCGGGCTGCGGGCGCTGGCGGCTTCGGTAGGCGCGACCGGGGAGAACACCATCGAGTGGGCCTGGGCGATGAACGCGGCCGCCAGCGTGCTAGGCTCCGTGCTGGCCATGGTGATCGCCATACACTACGGGCTGGCGGTGACGCTGGCCTGCGGCGGGGCGGCGTACCTCATGGCGACTGTGCTTTCTCCCTGGCTCCGCCCTCGCTGACGCTGGCGTCCCAAGTCGGGAAGCGCTTGACCCTGCTGACGAGGGGGCCGGGTTCTGGTATCATGCGCGCGCTTCCTTTTTCTGCCTTCCCCGGGGAGGGAATGTGCCGAGCCAACAGCAAGTAAGATGGTCGGAATTGCGGGTAGGCCTGACGGTGCTGTTCGCCGCCATCGTGCTGGGGACCCTGATCTTCCTCATGACCGGCACCACCGGCCTGTTCACCCCCAAGATCAACCTGAAGGCCTTCTTCGATAACGCCAGCGGGCTGCGCGTGGGCGCCCCGGTGCGCCTGGAGGGGGTGGACATCGGCAACGTCACCAGCATCCGCGTGGTGCCGGGGCGGCCGGCCTCGCCGGTGGAGGTGACCATGAAGGTCACCACCAAGTACAAGGCCGAACTGCACAAGGACTCGGTGGCCACGCTGGCCACCGCCGGAGTGCTGGGCGAGACCTACGTGGACATCTCCAGCAAGGGCGCCAAGGGGCCGGAGGCCAAGAACTGGGACGTGCTGCAGACGGTGGAGACCCCGGACATCACCGACGTGGTGCGCGCCAGCCAGACCACGCTGCAGAACGTCGACATCCTGGTGCGCAGGCTGGACCGCATCGTGGCCGCCATCGAGCGCGGCGAGGGCTCGGTGGGCAAGCTCATCTACGATCCCTCCCTGTTCAACAAGCTCAACGCCACCCTGGACGAGATTCAGACCACGGTGAACGACGTCAGCAAGGGCAAGGGCTCGATCGGCAAGCTCAT
It encodes the following:
- a CDS encoding MlaD family protein is translated as MPSQQQVRWSELRVGLTVLFAAIVLGTLIFLMTGTTGLFTPKINLKAFFDNASGLRVGAPVRLEGVDIGNVTSIRVVPGRPASPVEVTMKVTTKYKAELHKDSVATLATAGVLGETYVDISSKGAKGPEAKNWDVLQTVETPDITDVVRASQTTLQNVDILVRRLDRIVAAIERGEGSVGKLIYDPSLFNKLNATLDEIQTTVNDVSKGKGSIGKLITSDELYNKLNDSVTKINKMVDEMDKGQGTVGKLIKDPSLYNNANETMAKANRLMADINEGRGTLGKVAHDEEFARKVDRTVSNLADITDRMDKGEGTVGKLFKDPSLYNNADQMLVETRNLVQAIRENPKKYLTIHFRVF